One window from the genome of Solea solea chromosome 2, fSolSol10.1, whole genome shotgun sequence encodes:
- the LOC131445004 gene encoding CD59 glycoprotein: MKRSLVICLLVCSALIGLGSAIRCYSCKDYTGSCTKQRDCSSDDACLTLNERGGMTYRQCLKYSDCDYRRLSLMFQNVNSFTFKCCNSDLCNSARSWAASSVIGLVSVIVMWWCIH; this comes from the exons ATGAAGCGCTCCCTGGTGATCTGTTTGCTCGTGTGCTCTGCTCTGATTGGCCTGG GATCAGCCATTCGTTGTTACAGCTGTAAAGATTACACCGGCAGCTGTACCAAACAACGAGACTGTAGCTCTGACGATGCTTGTCTGACACTCAATGAGAGGG GTGGGATGACGTACCGTCAGTGTCTGAAGTACTCGGACTGTGACTACAGGCGCCTCAGTCTGATGTTCCAGAAT gTGAACAGTTTCACCTTCAAATGCTGCAactcagacctgtgtaactccGCCCGCTCCTGGGCAGccagctctgtgattggtctgGTCTCTGTGATCGTCATGTGGTGGTGCATCCACTGA
- the dytn gene encoding dystrotelin, whose protein sequence is MDFNVTESLNEIGPCVYRVSMKLLSLQKLCHLDIVSSRHIMVAVQAVGGAQRQPEVELKREDMIWIVKRMFDSVSQEVPDHMIMEALEETSDLILTTFERASAGSLSVVFLQTCLITLSSDDLMTKYRALTSMCQSTSGSVSRSELWCLLNNLSQVPATVQEGVVFGDIDTAVSLCFNRVLTPTVNVEHVLSWLQTEPCLLLWLPTLYRLSVSQNVSHNVRCHTCKTFPISGLRYRCLKCVNVHVCQSCFLNERQSKKHKRLHPLMEYCTQPTWRETVSSLVRSARFTLLPRRLTQREAESRKWEEPVETQNRAPPPSDASPRLGDTVVHHSHSPAPLAEPHRCRSSKGQQTDETPTRQEATKMIDITNLQRDKWLLEQEMWAWRITVQSEQSILEDRCSEMEVAVKTLRQQNVSLQGALTQALNKMEAEQHMTHRDVTTETDDVMLTSDPEVEEEEEEEELLLIEEETPSPTIHWGSTSSQEDCEEEEPEDHGRLSQPIREDEEPEERGRQEEVEEEEDDGKWSPEELIQRTVYRLKTELETDRQTGYMKWAELVEAAEQVGGAVHFLVDTVMNTY, encoded by the exons ATGGATTTCAACGTCACAG AGAGTCTGAATGAGATTGGTCCGTGTGTTTACAGAGTCTCCATGAAGCTGCTCTCTCTGCAGAAACTCTGTCACT TGGACATCGTGTCCTCGCGACACATCATGGTGGCCGTCCAGGCTGTGGGCGGGGCTCAGCGGCAGCCGGAGGTGGAGCTGAAGAGGGAGGACATGATCTGGATTGTGAAAAGGATGTTTGACAGCGTGTCACAGGAAGTGCCTGATCACATGATCATGGAGGCTTTAGAGGAAACAAGTGACCTGATACTAACCACATTTGAGCG GGCCAGTGCTGGTAGTTTATCAGTGGTGTTTCTTCAAACATGTCTCATCACTCTGTCGTCTGACGACCTGATGACCAAATACAGAG cgCTGACCTCCATGTGTCAGTCGACGTCAGGAAGCGTCAGTAGATCTGAACTATGGTGTTTACTGAACAACCTCAGTCAG GTTCCTGCCACGGTTCAGGAGGGCGTGGTCTTTGGTGACATAGACACAGCAGTGAGCTTGTGTTTTAACAGG GTGCTGACTCCAACAGTGAACGTGGAACACGTGTTGTCATGGCTGCAGACTGAACCCTGCCTGTTACTATGGTTACCAACTCTGTaccgtctgtctgtcagtcagaacGTCAGTCACAACGTTCGCTGTCACACCTGCAAGACTTTCCCCATCAGTGGACTgag gtatcGGTGTCTGAAGTGTGTGAACGTTCACGTTTGTCAAAGCTGTTTCCTGAACGAACGACAGTCTAAGAAACACAAGAGGCTCCACCCACTGATGGAATACTGCACACAG cccacctggagagagacagtgtcctCATTGGTGCGAAGCGCTCGTTTCACTCTGTTACCACGGCGACTCACTCAGAGAGAGGCTGAAAGCAGGAAGTGGGAGGAGCCAGTGGAGACTCAAAACAG AGCTCCGCCCCCTTCTGATGCCTCACCACGATTGGGAGACACAGTTGTCCATCACAGTCATAGCCCCGCCCCCTTAGCAGAGCCTCATCGCTGTCGCTCATCTAAAGGTCAACAGACGGACGAGACGCCAACACGTCag gAGGCGACCAAGATGATAGACATCACAAACCTGCAGCGAGACAAATG GCTGCTGGAGCAGGAAATGTGGGCGTGGCGAATCACCGTCCAATCAGAGCAGAGCATCCTGGAGGACCGGTGCTCAGAGATGGAAGTTGCTGTGAAAACCCTGAGACAGCAGAACGTcagcctgcagggggcgctcactcAG GCTTTGAACAAAATGGAGGCTGaacaacacatgacacacagaGACGTCACCACGGAGACGGATGACGTCATGCTGACCTCCGACCCtgaggtggaggaagaggaggaggaagaggaactACTACTGATAGAAGAAGAAACTCCGTCTCCCACAATCCACTGGGGCTCGACTTCATCACAGGAagactgtgaggaggaggagcccgAAGATCATGGACGTCTGTCTCAACCAATAAGAGAAGACGAAGaaccagaggagagaggacgACAGGAAGAAgttgaggaagaagaggatgacgGGAAATGGAGTCCAGAGGAGCTGATACAGAGAACTGTCTACAGACTGAAGACTGAgctggagacagacagacagacag gttaCATGAAGTGGGCAGAGCTtgtggaggcagcagagcaggTGGGAGGAGCTGTCCACTTTCTTGTGGACACAGTGATGAACACATACTGA
- the zdbf2 gene encoding DBF4-type zinc finger-containing protein 2 encodes MEPSDWTETYFNTDEQQGAAECSSRKWEGSPPRGRGYCGYCRIVYGNLEQHLSSLRHLHAVSSSRSPAPSSSVGGGRLMLLERFLQDVVKHHPHSYSDCSPAHADLPSVSAPLPLKAELDEVCFSDDDTKVCRPSSGHASCQPANQQQGRVTERLTGPIREQDDTGTAHIALTHSQVLTTQATATHTLFPPTIHRKAHRKTNRRKTSDSSPSPPSRESRHRLSDLNQRAETKVKPRPQSRPSDLKPWLSWQRERRGAFFSEQEEVCPRRSATKKACPHHSAIDQTIQEVIQLFCHGVTSSSCPQEETESFHVSLPVSMETESDTEWDSPVQVALTLPSHTPDQGRQAEGGAWGRGLNSLLDVQVHLEDQVYLQQLDSALLGQQRGRGGADKGFWTRPIEEVLPVPAHIPQSFRGKSWTQIEQEDEDKVKKLVDEFRRGLFVCYFDSDDNTRYGRRSQKKKGRGENSSALLPLLDCNESVYSRKRRSRGRGFRVASRCQVVKVSHSTQTVQLVIPAVRQPEAPPTSVPAANHETTERTPEARTWLRLPPSYSSVVTPVQPHTSLVYLLCSPSCSAPKPSLGPASKGCRKKRHPVDLQKIKVKYKRLPVRFYEPSTHRILSTAPKCFRLHQGAASSAPPPPCVRQLFRSLSADLNMDSTPGEVKGHMSADTSTLRDAMRRRGRESKTTPPLPHNRPEQCRGVRKERTHPPPSNRRTRTQATPSLPRRGRLRRPGPAPVQPPPRRGRSRRRRR; translated from the exons ATGGAGCCCTCTGATTGGACGGAAACTTACTTCAACACAG atgagcagcagggggcagcagagtgcagcagcag gaaATGGGAGGGGTCTCCGCCCAGAGGGCGTGGCTACTGTGGTTACTGCAGAATTGTGTACGGGAACCTGGAGCAG CACCTGTCCAGTCTACGACACCTGCATGCTGTCAGCTCTTCCAGAAGCCCCGCCCCTTCCTCCTCTGTGGGCGGCGGCAGACTGATGCTACTGGAGCGTTTCTTACAGGACGTGGTGAAGCACCACCCACACAGCTACAGTGACTGCAG cCCCGCTCACGCTGACCTTCCATCAGTCTCCGCCCCTCTACCACTGAAGGCGGAGCTTGATGAAGTGTGTTTCTCAGATGACGACACAAAAGTGTGTCGACCCAGCTCCGGCCACGCCTCCTGTCAGCCAGCCAATCAACAACAAGGAAGAGTCACAGAGAGACTGACTGGGCCAATCAGAGAGCAAGACGACACAGGCACCGCCCACATagcactcacacattcacaagtCCTCACAACACAGGCcacggccacacacacactattccCACCCACTATTCACAGAAAAGCTCACAGGAAGACAAATCGGAGGAAAACcagtgactcctccccctcccctccctccagAGAGTCTAGGCACCGCCTGTCAGATTTGAACCAGAGAGCCGAGACCAAAGTGAAGCCCCGCCCACAGTCCCGCCCATCAGACCTGAAGCCGTGGCTCagctggcagagagagagaagaggggcGTTTTTctcagagcaggaggaggtgtgTCCTCGCCGCAGTGCTACAAAAAAGGCGTGTCCTCACCACAGTGCTATAGATCAAACCATCCAGGAG GTCATCCAGCTGTTCTGTCATGGCgtcacttcctcttcctgcccccaagaagagacagagagcttCCACGTCAGTCTCCCtgtctccatggaaacagagAGTGACACAGAGTGGGACTCACCTGTGcag GTGGCGCTCACACttccctcacacacacctgaccaAGGGAGGCAGGCAGAGGGCGGAGCCTGGGGAAGGGGCCTGAACAGTCTCCTGGATGTCCAGGTGCATCTGGAGGACCAGGTGTACTTACAGCAGCTTGACTCCGCCCTCCTCGGTCAGCAGAGAGGACGGGGCGGGGCCGATAAAGGTTTCTGGACCCGGCCCATAGAGGAGGTGCTGCCTGTCCCCGCCCATATCCCACAATCCTTTAGGGGAAAGAGCTGGACACAGATCGAGCAAGAGGACGAGGACAAAGTGAAGAAGCTGGTGGACGAATTCAGACGAggactttttgtttgttattttgactCTGACGACAACACCAG ATATGGTAGGAggagccaaaagaagaaggggCGTGGTGAAAACAGCAGTGCCTTGCTGCCATTACTGGACTGTAATGAGTCTGTCTACAGTAGGAAGAGAAGGAGTAGGGGGCGGGGCTTCAGGGTGGCATCCAGGTGTCAG GtggtcaaagtcagtcacaGTACACAGACTGTCCAATTGGTCATCCCAGCTGTCCGTCAGCCTGAGGCCCCGCCCACcagtgtccctgcagctaatcATGAAACGACAGAAAGGACTCCCGAGGCTCGGACATGGCTCCGCCTCCCTCCGTCATATTCTAGCGTGGTCACGCCAGTGCAGCCTCACACCTCGTTGGTTTACCTGCTGTGCTCGCCCTCTTGCTCCGCCCCCAAACCCTCATTGGGCCCCGCCTCCAAAGGCTGCAGAAAAAAGAGGCATCCAGTTGACCTGCAGAAGATAAAGGTCAAATACAAACGACTTCCTGTCAGGTTCTACGAGCCCAGCACCCACCGCATCCTCAGCACAGCCCCCAAATGCTTCCGACTGCACCAAGGCGCCGCCTCCTCAGCCCCGCCCCCGCCCTGTGTCCGTCAGCTGTTCCGCAGTCTGAGTGCAGACCTGAACATGGACTCGACACCgggtgaggtcaaaggtcacatgtCAGCCGACACCAGCACACTCAGAGATGCGATGAGGAGGCGGGGCCGGGAGTCAAAAACCACGCCCCCTTTACCTCACAACAGACCAGAGCAATGCAGGGGAGTGAGGAAAGAGAGGACACACCCCCCGCCCTCCAACAGAAGAACCAGGACTCAAGCCACGCCATCTCTGCCAAGACGGGGGAGGCTACGGAGACCTGGCCCCGCCCCTGTCCAGCCACCACCACGCCGGGGGAGGAGCCGCAGGAGGCGAAGGTAG
- the eef1b2 gene encoding elongation factor 1-beta gives MGFGDLKSSSGLALLNDFLSARSYVEGYVPSQADVAVFDAISTPPSADLCHALRWYNHIKSYQDQRDSLPGVKKPLGHYGPAGVADTTTVSTPASKDDDDDDIDLFGSDDEEDAEAEKLKEQRLAEYAAKKSKKPTLIAKSSILLDVKPWDDETDMSKLEECVRSVQMDGLVWGQAKLVPVGYGIKKLQIGCVVEDDKVGTDILEEKITAFEDFVQSMDVAAFNKI, from the exons ATGGGCTTCGGTGACTTGAAATCATCTTCAGGTCTCGCGCTGCTGAACGACTTCCTGTCTGCTCGCAGTTACGTTGAAGG GTATGTCCCCTCTCAGGCCGATGTGGCCGTCTTCGACGCCATCTCGACTCCGCCCTCAGCCGACCTTTGCCACGCCCTCCGCTGGTATAACCACATCAAGTCGTACCAGGACCAGAGAGACAG TCTTCCAGGTGTGAAGAAACCACTGGGACACTATGGTCCTGCAGGCGTGGCCGACACCACCACAGTCTCCACCCCCGCGTCAAAggacgacgacgatgacgacaTTGACCTTTTCGGTTCTGATGACGAG gaAGACGCAGAGGCGGAGAAGCTGAAGGAGCAGCGTCTCGCCGAGTACGCCGCCAAGAAGTCCAAGA AGCCCACCCTCATCGCCAAATCCTCCATCCTGTTGGACGTGAAGCCGTGGGACGACGAGACGGACATGTCCAAACTGGAGGAGTGTGTCCGCAGCGTCCAGATGGACGGACTTGTCTGGGGACAGG CCAAACTGGTGCCAGTGGGTTACGGCATCAAGAAGCTTCAGATTGGCTGCGTGGTGGAAGACGACAAG GTGGGCACTGACATCCTGGAGGAAAAGATCACGGCCTTCGAGGACTTTGTTCAGTCCATGGACGTCGCCGCCTTCAACAAGATCtga